In a single window of the Bacillus clarus genome:
- a CDS encoding B12-binding domain-containing radical SAM protein, with protein sequence MELQDLKIIFPPVTEARLFPYLSLPMITSYLRNKKLKVEQKDFNIELCHNIFSETNLLKFIESYKDKDLQNIKNIYRLEFAKYLYENQKELFHNVFINKNSDNELKNDVRLVRQGIELLLESSFLKKEVTSLPQMISEINMFIENEKDIGSVIQKKMLVEFLNRNPTKIFGISIAYYSQLLPSLLLCKWIKELMPEVFVILGGQQIMLRKEQLLKLDDLSKYVDGLGTGAGEETLYLLSKHLDGEVEKYDVPDFIFLKDNVQKEIFKKTDYHIKDALPPDFSDLPYKNYLDEEVHMSIITCVGCYWGRCAFCSYGNRSREEKNYQQKTPKQIAYECEYLIRNYGAKRINFIDENTNLRLVLNAMRILNENGYRIFFSTRNRLEDILLKKEFCKELKDRGCILMSVGYETNSQRILDLLDKGVTAKNYQQIIDNLHELGIPLRFSIIGGLPNETEEEVMNSEEFLRKNADKIGIDVMQMLVAEPTTYLAKNPEKYNVTITSDEELRGNKLLNYGMGRMGATFNYSDGDTFNERLNRFLEIYKNVNPQKNDELPPDKRKSAESRNHFNQNSYVLQLYPWVRVIKNERTLLMDFLWQRVFPLPNVIYDNQDYLYVVEEEHQIYLQHFGDKGSGILVAVNEKEAILNEAYRK encoded by the coding sequence TTGGAACTTCAGGATTTGAAAATTATTTTCCCTCCAGTAACTGAAGCAAGGCTTTTTCCGTATTTGAGCTTACCAATGATAACTAGTTATTTGAGAAATAAAAAATTAAAAGTAGAGCAAAAAGATTTCAACATAGAACTTTGCCATAATATTTTCTCTGAAACCAATTTATTAAAATTTATTGAAAGTTATAAAGACAAAGATCTGCAAAATATTAAAAATATTTACAGGTTAGAATTTGCAAAATATTTGTATGAAAACCAAAAAGAACTATTTCACAACGTATTTATCAATAAAAACTCGGATAATGAATTGAAAAATGACGTTAGGCTAGTAAGACAAGGAATAGAACTTTTATTGGAAAGTTCTTTTTTAAAAAAAGAAGTTACATCATTGCCTCAAATGATTTCTGAGATAAATATGTTTATTGAAAATGAAAAAGATATAGGTAGTGTCATTCAAAAAAAAATGTTAGTTGAATTTTTAAATCGAAATCCCACCAAGATTTTTGGAATTTCAATCGCATATTATAGTCAGTTACTTCCCTCGTTACTGCTATGTAAATGGATTAAAGAACTAATGCCAGAAGTTTTTGTTATTCTCGGTGGACAACAAATAATGTTAAGGAAAGAACAACTTTTAAAATTAGATGACCTTAGTAAGTATGTAGATGGTCTTGGGACTGGAGCTGGTGAAGAGACATTGTACTTACTTTCTAAACATTTGGACGGGGAAGTAGAAAAGTATGATGTACCAGATTTTATTTTTTTAAAAGATAATGTACAAAAAGAGATTTTCAAAAAAACAGATTACCATATAAAAGATGCTCTTCCGCCTGATTTTTCGGATCTACCTTATAAAAATTATTTAGATGAGGAAGTACATATGTCCATTATTACTTGTGTAGGTTGCTATTGGGGAAGATGTGCTTTTTGTTCGTATGGAAATAGATCAAGAGAAGAAAAAAATTATCAACAAAAAACGCCTAAACAAATTGCATATGAATGTGAATATTTAATTAGAAATTATGGCGCAAAAAGAATAAATTTTATTGATGAAAACACTAATTTGCGTTTAGTGTTAAATGCAATGAGAATTTTAAATGAGAATGGATATCGTATATTTTTTAGTACTAGAAATCGATTAGAAGATATTCTTTTAAAAAAGGAATTTTGTAAAGAACTAAAGGATCGAGGCTGCATACTCATGTCCGTAGGATATGAAACAAATTCGCAAAGAATTTTGGACCTTCTGGATAAGGGGGTTACAGCAAAGAATTATCAGCAAATTATAGATAATTTGCATGAATTAGGAATTCCTCTGCGTTTTTCAATAATTGGTGGGTTACCAAATGAAACTGAGGAAGAAGTTATGAATTCAGAAGAGTTCTTGCGGAAAAATGCAGATAAAATAGGTATTGATGTCATGCAGATGTTAGTCGCTGAACCTACAACATATTTAGCAAAAAATCCCGAGAAATATAATGTAACTATAACATCGGATGAAGAATTAAGGGGAAATAAATTATTGAATTATGGTATGGGTAGAATGGGGGCTACATTTAATTATAGTGACGGTGATACCTTTAATGAAAGATTAAATCGATTTCTTGAAATTTATAAAAATGTCAATCCGCAAAAGAATGATGAACTACCACCAGATAAAAGAAAATCCGCAGAGTCTAGAAATCATTTCAATCAAAATTCGTATGTTTTACAGTTATATCCATGGGTGAGAGTTATAAAAAACGAGAGAACGCTTTTAATGGATTTCTTATGGCAAAGAGTATTTCCCCTTCCAAATGTAATATATGACAATCAGGATTATTTATACGTAGTGGAAGAAGAACATCAAATTTACCTTCAACATTTTGGTGATAAAGGATCGGGAATACTAGTTGCCGTTAATGAAAAGGAGGCAATTTTGAATGAAGCTTATAGAAAATAG
- a CDS encoding MFS transporter yields the protein MKNKTDKNRLKERISLMNTDKIKIFTISLCAFASVMSTSMLTIAFPDIIKNFDINFSTLQIRNILFFALFATGIPLFGKISDMFGAKRILIIGLLTFTFSTILSGITTNWYFFLGFQSIQAIADAMIVPAQVLLIRSNFKEDKIGWAFGWFSGVLAVATFVGPALGGLIIRYFKWQAIFGVLCCFSIIALLLVLWVIKKDNYEKNAKIIQIPFKSSISLLLLVLAIQILFIDNVGIYLKLLTTVFVIIMILLFIFFEKKSTNDTSLIPKKAIHNPIFISALTRVFLLFLIANAITLYIPTYMRENHGIPPEQVGWILVMDSVISIMLSGYMGRLADLKDNRLLILIGVFFSIFGMIFLAVSTFVSSILLFIIMFLFFGLAGVITMPSQNKIAMLSVPKEETGVYMGLFQMVQFGTGAFAAGIFSHVVNFSGNSGGVSNNGFLYLVIICLVLYFIVLFTLYLDKKILKKITNVTENIEG from the coding sequence ATGAAAAATAAAACAGATAAAAATCGTTTAAAGGAGAGAATATCCTTAATGAATACTGATAAAATTAAGATTTTCACTATTTCATTGTGTGCTTTTGCAAGTGTGATGAGCACATCAATGTTAACTATTGCTTTTCCAGATATTATTAAAAATTTTGATATAAACTTTTCAACACTCCAAATTAGGAATATATTATTCTTTGCTTTATTTGCAACAGGGATTCCTCTTTTCGGAAAAATATCCGATATGTTTGGAGCAAAAAGGATTCTTATTATAGGTTTATTAACCTTTACATTCTCGACCATTTTAAGTGGAATTACAACCAACTGGTACTTCTTTTTGGGATTTCAATCCATACAAGCTATCGCAGATGCGATGATTGTACCTGCACAGGTTTTATTAATAAGATCTAATTTTAAGGAAGATAAGATTGGATGGGCATTTGGGTGGTTTTCTGGAGTACTTGCAGTTGCTACATTTGTAGGACCAGCTTTAGGCGGGCTCATAATTCGATACTTTAAATGGCAGGCGATTTTTGGAGTGTTATGTTGCTTTAGTATCATTGCACTACTACTCGTATTATGGGTTATTAAAAAGGATAATTACGAAAAGAATGCAAAAATAATTCAAATACCTTTTAAGAGTTCAATAAGTCTACTGTTACTCGTATTAGCAATACAAATATTATTTATTGATAATGTTGGTATCTATTTAAAATTATTGACAACTGTTTTTGTTATCATAATGATCTTGCTATTTATATTTTTTGAAAAGAAGAGTACAAATGATACCTCATTAATACCTAAAAAAGCTATTCATAATCCAATTTTTATTTCGGCATTAACTAGGGTATTTTTATTATTCTTAATTGCAAATGCAATTACATTATATATACCAACATATATGAGAGAAAATCATGGAATACCTCCTGAGCAAGTTGGCTGGATATTAGTAATGGATTCTGTCATTTCGATAATGCTTTCAGGATATATGGGACGTTTGGCTGATTTAAAGGATAATCGTCTATTAATATTAATAGGTGTTTTTTTCTCAATATTTGGAATGATATTTTTGGCTGTATCGACATTTGTAAGCTCAATCTTGTTATTTATTATTATGTTTTTATTCTTCGGATTGGCAGGGGTCATTACAATGCCATCGCAAAATAAAATTGCAATGTTATCAGTGCCAAAAGAAGAAACAGGGGTATATATGGGATTGTTTCAAATGGTTCAATTTGGAACAGGAGCATTTGCAGCAGGTATCTTTAGTCATGTAGTTAATTTTTCAGGTAATAGTGGTGGCGTATCTAATAATGGATTCTTATATCTAGTTATAATCTGTTTGGTTTTATATTTCATTGTATTATTTACCTTGTACTTAGATAAGAAAATTTTAAAAAAAATTACTAATGTGACAGAAAATATAGAAGGTTAA
- a CDS encoding multidrug effflux MFS transporter has protein sequence MKKVSVPSLWLMIILVAFPQISETIYTPSLPEISKALHVSNNAIQLTLSIYFAGFALGVFCLGWLSDIVGRRPAMLFGIVVYGIGSLLCYMANTIEFLLLSRFIQAFGASAGSVVTQTILRESMDGHKRHVMFAQISAVIAFTPAVGPLVGGWIDQLFGVKIVFLSLVIMSIGILFYAFVALPETKTNSIGKKINVFSVLKRMITNPKVLTYGLLIGGANGVLFGYYAEAPFIFIEYFQLSPGVYGFLGIVVASASIIGAQVSKHLLAIYKPEKIIYVGCIMMTGGATILSVITSIEPNQNILYMILFLMVMFILLLGIGISLPNCLSLALVDFQDVIGTAGALFSLGYYIIVTMIIWGMSQLHTGSLVVMPLYFLVIVVIMLVFTRVFIMNTRAEKSV, from the coding sequence ATGAAAAAAGTCTCAGTACCATCGTTATGGTTAATGATTATTCTTGTGGCATTCCCGCAAATTAGTGAAACAATTTACACACCATCTTTACCTGAAATTTCGAAGGCATTACACGTAAGCAACAATGCGATACAATTAACGCTTAGTATTTATTTTGCAGGATTTGCTTTAGGTGTATTTTGTCTTGGATGGCTGTCTGATATAGTAGGACGTCGCCCAGCAATGCTTTTTGGAATTGTAGTATATGGTATCGGTAGTTTATTATGTTATATGGCAAATACAATTGAATTTTTATTATTAAGTCGCTTTATTCAAGCATTTGGAGCAAGCGCAGGTTCAGTTGTGACGCAAACGATTCTTCGTGAAAGTATGGATGGACATAAACGGCATGTAATGTTTGCGCAAATTTCGGCAGTCATTGCATTTACACCGGCGGTTGGTCCATTGGTTGGCGGCTGGATTGATCAACTCTTTGGGGTTAAAATTGTATTTTTGAGTTTAGTTATTATGAGCATTGGGATTTTATTTTATGCGTTTGTCGCACTTCCTGAAACAAAAACGAACTCAATAGGAAAGAAAATAAACGTGTTTTCTGTTTTAAAAAGGATGATTACAAATCCAAAAGTATTAACATATGGGTTGCTAATTGGAGGAGCAAATGGTGTTTTATTCGGCTATTATGCAGAAGCTCCATTTATCTTTATCGAATATTTTCAGTTATCACCTGGTGTGTACGGCTTTTTAGGAATAGTTGTCGCTTCTGCTTCTATTATCGGTGCGCAAGTTTCAAAACATTTACTTGCTATTTATAAGCCTGAGAAAATTATATATGTAGGGTGTATTATGATGACAGGAGGAGCTACTATTTTATCTGTTATTACATCTATCGAACCTAATCAGAACATACTATATATGATTTTATTCTTAATGGTGATGTTTATATTGTTACTAGGAATTGGCATCTCGTTACCAAATTGTCTAAGTCTAGCGTTAGTAGATTTCCAGGATGTGATTGGTACAGCAGGAGCACTATTTAGCTTAGGGTACTATATAATAGTGACGATGATAATTTGGGGAATGAGTCAGCTTCACACAGGTTCCTTAGTTGTCATGCCTCTATACTTTTTAGTTATTGTAGTAATTATGTTAGTTTTCACTCGAGTGTTTATTATGAATACTAGAGCTGAAAAATCGGTTTAA
- a CDS encoding YuzF family protein, translating into MYYSYEDVYGYFRDGYELSGEVVSLVDPYVVQTLQSIIGKKLVVETIRGNINGTLQSVKPDHIVLEENEIPLFVRIQQIVWFMPEK; encoded by the coding sequence ATGTATTACTCATATGAAGATGTGTACGGTTATTTTCGAGATGGTTATGAGTTAAGTGGGGAAGTTGTATCTTTAGTTGATCCATACGTTGTACAAACATTACAATCTATAATTGGAAAGAAGCTTGTAGTAGAAACGATTAGGGGAAATATAAACGGTACTTTGCAAAGTGTAAAGCCTGACCATATTGTATTAGAAGAAAATGAAATACCGCTATTTGTTCGCATTCAACAAATTGTATGGTTTATGCCGGAAAAGTAA
- the bshB2 gene encoding bacillithiol biosynthesis deacetylase BshB2, whose amino-acid sequence MERHVLVVFPHPDDEAFAAGGTIRLLTQQGVPVTYACGTLGQMGRNMGKNVFANRETIPNIREKELKDACEAMGIQDLRMLGFHDKTLEFEDVDFVADKIEAIIQEVNPSRIITFYPEHGVHPDHDAFGRATVRAVSRMPKEERPVIHAVAITKNREAVLGKPDVVNNISEVFEHKLAALGAHRSQTEAMLEETHVKIKNKDAATLKWLQLEQFWTYKWE is encoded by the coding sequence ATGGAGAGACATGTACTTGTTGTATTTCCGCATCCAGATGATGAAGCATTTGCAGCGGGAGGAACAATTCGCTTATTAACACAGCAAGGAGTACCTGTAACATATGCATGTGGAACACTTGGGCAAATGGGACGTAACATGGGTAAGAATGTATTTGCAAACCGTGAAACGATTCCAAACATCCGCGAAAAGGAATTAAAAGATGCATGTGAAGCGATGGGAATTCAAGATTTAAGAATGCTTGGCTTCCATGACAAAACGTTAGAATTTGAAGATGTTGATTTTGTAGCGGATAAAATTGAAGCAATCATTCAGGAGGTAAATCCGTCCCGAATTATTACATTTTATCCTGAACATGGCGTACATCCAGATCACGATGCATTTGGCCGTGCTACAGTTCGTGCAGTATCACGTATGCCAAAGGAAGAGCGTCCAGTTATTCATGCTGTTGCTATTACGAAAAATCGTGAAGCTGTATTAGGTAAGCCTGATGTTGTAAATAATATTAGCGAAGTGTTTGAGCATAAATTAGCAGCCCTAGGTGCACACCGTTCACAAACGGAAGCGATGCTTGAAGAAACACACGTAAAGATAAAAAATAAAGATGCTGCAACATTAAAATGGTTGCAACTTGAACAATTTTGGACTTATAAATGGGAGTAG